The Brachyhypopomus gauderio isolate BG-103 chromosome 17, BGAUD_0.2, whole genome shotgun sequence genome includes a window with the following:
- the dio2 gene encoding type II iodothyronine deiodinase, whose product MTVRDRVAIEKKTDSQDGSKKVKFRNKEPHEPPVTATRRKMGMLSVDLLVTLQILPGFFSNCLFFVLYDSVVLVKRIVSLLSCSGAAAGGEWQRMLTSAGLRSIWNSFLLDAYKQVKLGEAAPNSKVVKIPGISACRWDPGRRPVGECRILDFESSDRPLVVNFGSATUPPFVNQLPDFRRLVEDFSDVADFLLVYIDEAHPLDGWVATPMKPYSFEVRKHRSLEERVLAARKLVDHFSLPPQCQLVADCMDNNANVAYGVSYERVCIVQKKKIAYLGGKGPFYYNLKDVQLWLEQSYGKR is encoded by the exons ATGACAGTCCGTGACAGGGTGGCGATAGAGAAGAAGACAGACAGCCAAGATGGTTCGAAAAAGGTGAAGTTTAGAAACAAAGAGCCGCATGAGCCACCTGTTACCGCCACTCGTCGGAAAATGGGCATGTTGAGCGTGGACCTGCTGGTCACCTTGCAGATTTTGCCGGGTTTCTTTTCGAACTGCCTGTTTTTCGTGCTGTACGACTCGGTCGTGCTCGTGAAACGTATCGTATCACTCCTCAGCTGCTCGGGAGCCGCCGCTGGCGGCGAATGGCAGCGAATGTTAACTTCTGCAGGCTTGAGGTCCATATGGAACAGCTTTCTGCTGGATGCATACAAGCAG GTAAAGCTGGGGGAAGCAGCTCCCAACTCTAAAGTGGTGAAGATCCCAGGAATCAGCGCCTGCCGATGGGACCCAGGCAGAAGGCCCGTAGGGGAGTGTCGCATCCTGGACTTTGAGTCGTCCGATCGCCCCTTGGTGGTCAACTTTGGCTCGGCCACCTGACCGCCATTCGTTAACCAGCTACCGGATTTCCGGCGGCTGGTTGAAGACTTTTCAGATGTGGCGGACTTCCTGCTCGTCTACATCGACGAGGCCCATCCATTGGACGGATGGGTAGCCACGCCCATGAAGCCCTACTCTTTTGAGGTCAGGAAGCACCGTAGCCTGGAAGAGCGGGTTCTGGCCGCACGCAAGCTGGTGGATCACTTCTCTTTACCCCCACAGTGCCAGCTCGTGGCCGACTGCATGGATAACAATGCCAACGTTGCGTACGGCGTATCCTACGAAAGGGTCTGCATCGTGCAAAAGAAGAAAATAGCTTATCTGGGGGGAAAGGGCCCGTTTTATTACAACCTTAAAGATGTGCAGCTCTGGCTTGAACAGAGCTATGGAAAACGGTAA